The Micromonospora violae DNA segment TGGGCGATCCAGCGCAGCGGCTCGACGAGCGCCTTGCGCACGACCGAGACGCCGACCTTCTCGTCACCGGTGAAGCCCAGGTCGTCGTCGAGCACCGAGAGGATCTGCACCAGGGCGGCGCCGCCGCCGGGCACGGTGCCCTCCTCGACCGCGGCCTTGGTCGCCGCGATGGCGTCCTCGATGCGGTGCTTGCGCTCCTTCATCTCGACCTCGGTGGCGGCGCCGGCCTTGATGACGGCGATGCCACCGGAGAGCTTCGCCAGCCGCTCGGCCAGCTTCTCCCGGTCCCACTCGGAGTCGGAGGCCTCGATCTCCTTGCGGATCTGGGCCACCCGGTCGGCGACTTCGGCCTTCTGGCCACCGCCGTCGACGATCGTGGTGTTCTCCTTGTCGACCACGACGCGCCGGGCGGTGCCGAGCACCTCCAGGCCGACCTGGTCGAGCTTGTAGCCCAGCTCCGAGGCGACCAGCTCGGCGCCCGTGGAGATCGCGATGTCCTGGAGCATCGCCTTGCGCCGGTCACCGAAGCCCGGAGCCTTGACCGCGCAGACCTTGAGGGTCTTGCGCAGCGAGTTGACCACCAGGGTGGAGAGCGCCTGGCCGTCCACGTCCTCGGCGATGATCAGCAGGGGCTTGCTGTTCTGCAGGACCTTCTCCAGCAGCGGCAGCAGCTCCTCGATCGCCGAGATCTTCTGGGTGGTGACCAGGACGTACGCGTCCTCAAGGACGGACTCCTGGCTCTCCAGGTCGGTGACGAAGTTCGGCGAGATGAAGCCCTTGTCGAACTGGAGACCCTCGGTCACGTCCAGTTCGGTGGTGAGCATCGAGCCTTCCTCGACGGTGATGACACCGTCGCGGCCGACCCGCTCCATCGCCTCGGCGATCAGATCGCCGATCGTGGAGTCCTGCGCGGAGATCGTCGCCACGTTGGCGATCGACTCCTTGCTGGTGACCTCGGCGGCCCGGCCGAGCAGCGCCTCGGAGACCTTGACGGCCGCCGCGTCGATGCCCCGCTTGAGGCCGGCCGGGTTGGTCCCGGCGGTGACGTTGCGCAGGCCCTCGCGCACCATCGCCTGGGCCAGCACGGTCGCGGTGGTGGTCCCGTCGCCGGCGACGTCGTTGGTCTTGGTCGCCACCTCCTTGACCAGCTGCGCGCCAAGGTTCTCGTACGGGTTGGTGAGCTCGATCTCCTTGGCGATGGTCACACCATCGTTGGTGATCGTCGGCGCACCGAATTTCTTGTCCAGGACGACGTTGCGCCCGCGCGGGCCGAGGGTGACCTTGACCGCGTCCGCGAGGGTGTTGACACCGTGCTCCAGCAGGTGTCGGGCGTCGTCCGAGAAGCTCAGGATCTTCGCCATCAATGTCCCTTCGAAGCGCCATTGCCCCGGCCCGGCGAGCCGGACCGGGGCAATGGAACTGATCGGTTGCTTACTTCTCGATGACCGCGAGGACGTCGCGGGCGGAGAGCACCAGGTACTCCTCGCCGGCGTACTTGACCTCGGTGCCGCCGTACTTCGAGTAAAGGACGGTGTCGCCGACCTTCACGTCAACCGGAACCCGGTTGCCGTTGTCGTCGACGCGCCCCGGGCCCACAGCGAGGACGGTGCCCTCCTGCGGCTTCTCCTTGGCGGTGTCGGGGATCACGATGCCCGACGCCGTGGTGGTCTCAGCCTCGTTCGCCTGGACCACGATGCGGTCCTCGAGCGGCTTGATCGCAACCTTGGTCGCGGTAGTCACGGGCATACCCTCCTGGGGTACTGGTTTCGTTGCTGACCAGCGGGGCTGACCAGCGTCAATCTGCCTCATGCCACCGGGCGGTGCCGTCGTCGCGGGTGCCGGTCCGCCTGGCGTGCGCACCCGGGTCGTGAGACCCGGAAGCTGGCACCCTCAGGGTGAGAGTGCTAATCGCAGGTTATTCCGTGGCTAGCACTCCGTCAAGGAGAGTGCCAGCGCGTCGCGCCCCGCCAGGCAGGATTTTGGGCTCGACCGGGACAATGGCCAGGTGGATCTCGAACAGCTGGCGGCGCTGCGTACCCCTGAGGGGTCGGCCGCGCTCACGGCGGCGGCCGGGCTGGCCGGCGGTGATCCACTGGCCGCGGCGTCGGCGTTGCGCGCGGCCGGGGTGCCGCCGTCGCTGGCCGCGGCGGCCCTCACCCAGGCCGAGCTGCGCCACCGGGCGGTGGGCAAGTTCGGTCCGGCCGCCGCCGGGATGTTCCTCACCCGCCCCGGCCTGGAGCAGGCCACCCGCCGGGTGGTCGCCGACCGGCGGGCCGCCAGGTTGTCCGCGGCCGGAGTGCGCACCCTGGCCGACCTCGGGTGCGGGCTCGGGGCCGACGCGCTGGCCGCCGCCCGCGCCGGCATCCGGGTGTACGGGGTGGAGGCCGACCCGGTGACCGCCGCGATGGCCGCCGCCAACGCCGAGGCGGCCGGCTTGGCCGAGCTGTTCACGGTGGAGTGCGGCGACGCGACCAGGTTCGACGTGTCCCGGGTCGACGGGGTCTTCTGCGACCCGGCCCGTCGCACGACCGGCACCGGGCGGCGGATCTTCGACCCGCGCGCCTACTCGCCACCGTGGGACTTCGTCACCGGGTTGGCCGAGCGGGTGCCGCACACCGTGGTGAAGGTGGCCCCCGGCCTGGATCACGCGCTCATCCCGGCCGGCGCGGAAGCGGAGTGGGTCGGCGTGGACGGCGACCTGGTCGAGGCGGCGCTCTGGTGCGGCGCGCTGGCGGAGGTGCCCCGCCGGGCCAGCGTGTTCCGCACCGGGATCCACCAGCTCACCGGCTCGGGTGCCGCCGAGGCGCCGGTCGGGCCGCCGCGCCGCTACCTGTACGACCCGGACCCGGCGGTGGTCCGCGCGCACCTCGTCGCCGAACTGGCCACCGATTTGGACGCCACCCTGGGCGATCCGAGCATCGCCTACCTCTACGCCGACCATCCGATCCGTACCCCGTTCGCGCGCTGTCTGGAGATCACCGACGTGCTGCCGTTCTCGCTCAAGCGCCTGCGGGCGTTGCTGCGCGAGCGCGGCGTGGGCCGGGTGGAGATCCTCAAGCGGGGTTCGGCGCTCACCCCGGAGCAGCTCCGGCGGGACCTGCGGCTGGCCGGGGACGCGGCGGCGAGCCTCGTGCTCACCCGGGTCGACGGCGCACCGACGGTGCTGATCGGCCAGCCGGTCGAGTAACGCGTCGGCCGGCCCGTCGGGTAACGCGTCCCGGCCAGCCGGTCGACTAGCCTCGTCGCTGTGGCGGGACAGGGCACGCCGGCGACGGCACTGTTGGTTAAGCGCGGGATCGCGCATCGCACCCATCCGTACCGGGTGGCGCCGGACGCCCCGAACTACGGCGCGTTGGTGGCGGTGGCGCTCGGCGTGGCGCCGGAGCGTGTGTTCAAGTCGCTGGTGACCGAGGTCGACGGCGCACTCACCGTGGCGGTCGTTCCGGTCACCGGTGAGTTGGATCTGAAGGCGCTCGCGGCAGCGGTTGGCGGCAAGCGGGCGGCGCTGGCCGACCGGGCGGTCGCCGAGCGGGCCACCGGCTACGTGCGCGGGGGGATCAGTCCGCTCGGGCAGCGCCGGCGGCTGCCCACGGTGCTGGACGAATCCGCGCTGGATCTCCCGACGATCTACGTCTCGGCTGGTCGGCGCGGTCTGCAACTCGAACTGGCCGCGGCGGATCTGGTGGCGTTGACCGACGCCCGCACCGCGCCGTTGCAGACCCACTGACGACCTTCGTTACGTCGATTGCTCCGTGGGATACCCGCGGAGTAACAGTCGCGTTGCTGAATTGTTATCGCCCCCAACAAACTTGGCACCTGCGCGGTCTTGTGGAGCCGGTGTGACGCGAAATACGTTGCCGGACGCAACAAAACAACACCTCCCCCACCTCCGAAAGGACCCTGCACATGCGTAAGGGGCTCCTCACCATCGCCGCCGTGGGTCTGCTCACGACCGGTGGCTTGACCGCTTGCAGCGAAGACTCCGACCCTGGTTCGACCGGCTCCGCCAAGACCCCCAAGATCGGCGTGATCCTCCCGGACAGCAAGTCATCCGTCCGCTGGGAGACCGCGGACCGTCGATTCCTGGAGGAGGCGTTCAAGGCCGCCGGCGTCCAGGCCGACATCCAGAACGCCCAGAACGACAAGACCGCCTTCCAGACCATCGCCGACCAGATGATCACCGGCGGCGTCACCGTTCTGATGATCGTCAACCTGGACTCCGGCACCGGCAAGGCCGTGCTCGACAAGGCCAAGTCGCAGGGCGTCGCCACCATCGACTACGACCGGCTCACCCTCGGCGGCTCCGCCCAGTACTACGTCAGCTTCGACAACGAGACCGTCGGCAAGCTCCAGGGCGAGGGCCTGTCGAAGTGCCTCACCGAGAAGGGCGCCAAGAACCCCGTCGTGGCGTACCTGAACGGCTCCCCCACCGACAACAACGCCACCCTGTTCAAGGCCGGCTACGACTCGGTGCTCAAGCCGAAGTTCGACTCCAAGGAGTACGTCAAGGGCCCCGAGGACGCGGTGCCGGCGTGGGACAACGCGCAGGCCGCGACGATCTTCGAGCAGCAGCTCACCAAGGCCAACGGCAAGATCGACGGCGTGCTGGCCGCCAACGACGGTCTCGGCAACGCGGCCATCTCGATCCTGAAGAAGAACAAGCTCAACGGCAAGGTGCCGGTGACCGGGCAGGACGCCAGCACCGAGGGCCTGCAGAACATCCTCGCCGGCGACCAGTGCATGACCGTCTACAAGGCGGTCCGGGAAGAGGCCAAGGCCGCCTCCGACCTGGCCATCGCGCTCGCCAAGGGCGAGAAGAAGGAAACCGGCCAGACGGTCAAGGACGGCGACCGCGACGTCCCTGCGGTGCTGCTCACCCCGAAGGCCATCTACAAGGAGAACGTCAAGGACGTCATCGCCGACGGCTACGTGACCAAGGAAGAGGTCTGCGCGGGGGCGTACGCCAAGCTCTGCGCCGACGCCGGCATCAGCTGACCGACGCCGCAGTACCCGCCGGGACGACAACCGCCGCCCGGCACGGGAGCACCTCTCCCGTGCCGGGCGGCGCCCGCCGGACGGGCCCCGACACTCCCTTAAGAAGGAGACCCCCGTGTCCGCGACCCCCCTGCTGGAACTCCGCGGGATCGACAAGAGCTTCGGTCCCGTCCAGGTGCTCCGCGACGTCGCCCTGACCGTCCACCCAGGCGAAGTGACCGCACTGGTCGGTGACAACGGCGCCGGCAAGTCGACCCTGGTGAAGTGCATCAGTGGCATCCACCCCACCGATGCCGGCGAGTTCCTGTTCAACGGTGAACCGGTGCACATCGGCAGCCCCCGCGACGCCGCCGCGCTCGGCATCGAGGTCGTCTACCAGGACCTCGCGCTCTGCGACAACCTGGACATCGTGCAGAACATGTTCCTCGGCCGGGAGAAGCGCAGCGGCGTCGTCCTCGACGAGCCGACCATGGAACAACTGGCCGCCGAAACCCTGGCAGGGCTGTCCATCCGCACCGTCACCTCGCTGCGCCAACACGTGTCCAGCCTCTCCGGTGGTCAGCGCCAGACCGTGGCCATCGCCAAGGCGGTGCTGTGGAACAGCAAACTGGTCATCCTGGACGAGCCGACCGCGGCACTCGGTGTGGCACAGACCGCCCAGGTGCTCGAACTGGTCCGCCGTCTCGCCGACAACGGCCTGGCCGTGGTGCTCATCTCGCACAACATGAACGACGTCTTCGCCGTCTCCGACCGGATCGCCGCGCTGTACCTCGGCCAGATGGTCGCCCAGGTGAAGACCACCGACATCACCCACGCGCAGGTGGTCGAGCTGATCACCGCCGGGCGCTCGGGCGGGCTCGGCATCGCCGCCGACCCGGGCAGCAACGGCGACGGCCCGCAGCCGGCCGACTCGATCTCAGGAGGCGCCCGATGACCACCACCGCCGTGCGGAAGGACGGTCCCGCGGCCGTCACACCGGCACCGACCGTCGGGGGCCACGTCCGCAACTACCTGAGTCGGGTACGCGGTGGCGACGTCGGGGCGTTGCCGGCCGTACTCGGCCTGATCGTGCTCTGCACCGTCTTCGCGATCATGCGGCCGTCGTCGTTCCTCTCCGCCGGCAACTTCGCCAACCTCTTCACCCAGGGCGCGGCGGTCACGCTGATCGCGATGGGCCTGGTCTTCGTGCTGCTCCTCGGCGAGATCGACCTCTCCGCCGGCTTCGCCAGCGGCGTCTGCGCGGCGGTACTGGCCAATGTGGTCACCGTCCTCGGCTACCCCTGGTGGGTCGCCGTGCTCGCCGCGGTCGCCACCGGTGTGGTCATCGGCACCGCGCTCGGCATGCTCGTCGCGAAGATCGGCATTCCGTCCTTCGTGGTCACCCTCGCCGGTTTCCTCGCCTTCCAGGGCGTCGTGCTGCTGCTGGTCAAGGAAGGCACCAACATCTCCGTACGCGACGAGGTGCTGGTCGCCATCGCCAACCGCAACCTCGCCCCCACGCTGGGCTGGGCGCTGACCGCCGTCGCGGTCGTCGGTTACGCGGCGGTGCAGTTGCTGCGTCACCGAAACCGGGTGGCCCGCGGCCTCATCACCGACCCGATCGCGGTGGTGGCGCTGCGGATCGGCGGGCTCGCCGTCATCCTCGGCACGGCGGTGTACGTGCTCAACCTGGAGCGCAGCCGCAACGTCCTGATCACGTCGCTCAAGGGTGTGCCGATCGTGGTCCCCATCATCGCGGTGCTGCTGGTCATCGGGACCTTCGTGCTCCAACGCACCAGCTACGGCCGGCACATCTACGCCGTGGGCGGCAACCGGGAAGCGGCCCGCCGGGCCGGCATCGAGGTCGACCGGATCCGCATCTCGGTCTTCATGATCTGCTCGTCGATGGCCGCCATCGGTGGCATCGTGGCGGCCAGCCGGGCCAACTCGGTCGACCCGAACACCGGGGGCAGTAACGTACTGCTCTACGCGGTCGGCGCAGCGGTGATCGGCGGCACCAGCCTCTTCGGTGGCAAGGGTCGCGTCCTCGACGCCGTGCTCGGCGGCGCGGTGGTCGCGGTCATCGAAAACGGAATGGGCCTGATGGGGTACAGCGCGGGAGTCAAGTACGTGGTCACCGGCGTCGTGCTGCTGCTGGCCGCCAGCGTCGACGCGCTCTCCCGCCGCCGCGCGGCAGCCACCGGCACCCGCTGACCGCGCGGGAGGTAGCACCAGCATGCGCCCAGGACCGAGCCAGGATGACGTCCGACGGCAGAACCTCGGGGCCCTGCTGCGGCACGTGCACGTCCACGGGGCGACCACGCGTGCCGAACTGACCACCACGCTCGGGCTCAACCGCAGCACCATCGGCGCGCTCACCGCCGACCTGTCCGCAGTGGGGCTGGTCAGTGAGGGGGCACCGAAGGAGACCGGCCGGGCCGGACGACCGTCACTTGTCGTCCGGCCCGAGTCGGCCCGGGTCTACGCGTACGCGTACTCCATTGAGGTCGACCGGCTGCGCGCCGCACGCGTCGGGCTGGGCGGCGCGGTCCTGGACCGCCGGGATCTGGACCGGCCACGCGGCCTGCTGGCCGCGGAGGCCGCGCCGCTGCTGGCCGGCGCGGTCAAGGAGATGCAGCAGTTGGTGCCGCCGGACGCGATCTGCGTCGGTGCCGGCGTCGCGGTCTGCGGCATGGTCCGCCGGGACGACGGC contains these protein-coding regions:
- the groL gene encoding chaperonin GroEL (60 kDa chaperone family; promotes refolding of misfolded polypeptides especially under stressful conditions; forms two stacked rings of heptamers to form a barrel-shaped 14mer; ends can be capped by GroES; misfolded proteins enter the barrel where they are refolded when GroES binds) — encoded protein: MAKILSFSDDARHLLEHGVNTLADAVKVTLGPRGRNVVLDKKFGAPTITNDGVTIAKEIELTNPYENLGAQLVKEVATKTNDVAGDGTTTATVLAQAMVREGLRNVTAGTNPAGLKRGIDAAAVKVSEALLGRAAEVTSKESIANVATISAQDSTIGDLIAEAMERVGRDGVITVEEGSMLTTELDVTEGLQFDKGFISPNFVTDLESQESVLEDAYVLVTTQKISAIEELLPLLEKVLQNSKPLLIIAEDVDGQALSTLVVNSLRKTLKVCAVKAPGFGDRRKAMLQDIAISTGAELVASELGYKLDQVGLEVLGTARRVVVDKENTTIVDGGGQKAEVADRVAQIRKEIEASDSEWDREKLAERLAKLSGGIAVIKAGAATEVEMKERKHRIEDAIAATKAAVEEGTVPGGGAALVQILSVLDDDLGFTGDEKVGVSVVRKALVEPLRWIAQNAGHDGYVVTQKVADLDWGNGLDAAKGEYVDLVKSGIIDPVKVTRNAVTNAASIAGLLLTTESLVVDKPEQAEPAAAGGHGHGHGHQHGPGF
- the ybaK gene encoding Cys-tRNA(Pro) deacylase codes for the protein MAGQGTPATALLVKRGIAHRTHPYRVAPDAPNYGALVAVALGVAPERVFKSLVTEVDGALTVAVVPVTGELDLKALAAAVGGKRAALADRAVAERATGYVRGGISPLGQRRRLPTVLDESALDLPTIYVSAGRRGLQLELAAADLVALTDARTAPLQTH
- a CDS encoding sugar ABC transporter substrate-binding protein, with amino-acid sequence MRKGLLTIAAVGLLTTGGLTACSEDSDPGSTGSAKTPKIGVILPDSKSSVRWETADRRFLEEAFKAAGVQADIQNAQNDKTAFQTIADQMITGGVTVLMIVNLDSGTGKAVLDKAKSQGVATIDYDRLTLGGSAQYYVSFDNETVGKLQGEGLSKCLTEKGAKNPVVAYLNGSPTDNNATLFKAGYDSVLKPKFDSKEYVKGPEDAVPAWDNAQAATIFEQQLTKANGKIDGVLAANDGLGNAAISILKKNKLNGKVPVTGQDASTEGLQNILAGDQCMTVYKAVREEAKAASDLAIALAKGEKKETGQTVKDGDRDVPAVLLTPKAIYKENVKDVIADGYVTKEEVCAGAYAKLCADAGIS
- a CDS encoding THUMP-like domain-containing protein; this translates as MDLEQLAALRTPEGSAALTAAAGLAGGDPLAAASALRAAGVPPSLAAAALTQAELRHRAVGKFGPAAAGMFLTRPGLEQATRRVVADRRAARLSAAGVRTLADLGCGLGADALAAARAGIRVYGVEADPVTAAMAAANAEAAGLAELFTVECGDATRFDVSRVDGVFCDPARRTTGTGRRIFDPRAYSPPWDFVTGLAERVPHTVVKVAPGLDHALIPAGAEAEWVGVDGDLVEAALWCGALAEVPRRASVFRTGIHQLTGSGAAEAPVGPPRRYLYDPDPAVVRAHLVAELATDLDATLGDPSIAYLYADHPIRTPFARCLEITDVLPFSLKRLRALLRERGVGRVEILKRGSALTPEQLRRDLRLAGDAAASLVLTRVDGAPTVLIGQPVE
- a CDS encoding sugar ABC transporter permease; this translates as MTTTAVRKDGPAAVTPAPTVGGHVRNYLSRVRGGDVGALPAVLGLIVLCTVFAIMRPSSFLSAGNFANLFTQGAAVTLIAMGLVFVLLLGEIDLSAGFASGVCAAVLANVVTVLGYPWWVAVLAAVATGVVIGTALGMLVAKIGIPSFVVTLAGFLAFQGVVLLLVKEGTNISVRDEVLVAIANRNLAPTLGWALTAVAVVGYAAVQLLRHRNRVARGLITDPIAVVALRIGGLAVILGTAVYVLNLERSRNVLITSLKGVPIVVPIIAVLLVIGTFVLQRTSYGRHIYAVGGNREAARRAGIEVDRIRISVFMICSSMAAIGGIVAASRANSVDPNTGGSNVLLYAVGAAVIGGTSLFGGKGRVLDAVLGGAVVAVIENGMGLMGYSAGVKYVVTGVVLLLAASVDALSRRRAAATGTR
- a CDS encoding ATP-binding cassette domain-containing protein, whose amino-acid sequence is MSATPLLELRGIDKSFGPVQVLRDVALTVHPGEVTALVGDNGAGKSTLVKCISGIHPTDAGEFLFNGEPVHIGSPRDAAALGIEVVYQDLALCDNLDIVQNMFLGREKRSGVVLDEPTMEQLAAETLAGLSIRTVTSLRQHVSSLSGGQRQTVAIAKAVLWNSKLVILDEPTAALGVAQTAQVLELVRRLADNGLAVVLISHNMNDVFAVSDRIAALYLGQMVAQVKTTDITHAQVVELITAGRSGGLGIAADPGSNGDGPQPADSISGGAR
- the groES gene encoding co-chaperone GroES, yielding MPVTTATKVAIKPLEDRIVVQANEAETTTASGIVIPDTAKEKPQEGTVLAVGPGRVDDNGNRVPVDVKVGDTVLYSKYGGTEVKYAGEEYLVLSARDVLAVIEK